A stretch of the Bacillus sp. B-jedd genome encodes the following:
- a CDS encoding YkyB family protein — protein sequence MNSKYPQPSIEQFSVNNLSQAIYIVNRHAKTAPNPKFLYHLKHEALKKLLLEGKAKKLGLHFSNNPKNSRQQSDVLVKCGDYTFHIPPEKKDFSELPHLGSLDGLTRNPKAALSLSKAKSILISYTGVKEQQQPPHGRGTYQKPVFKRLGESY from the coding sequence TTGAACAGCAAATACCCCCAACCTTCTATTGAACAATTTTCAGTGAATAACCTCTCCCAAGCTATTTATATTGTCAATCGGCATGCGAAAACGGCTCCCAATCCAAAATTCCTGTATCACCTTAAGCATGAAGCATTAAAAAAGCTGCTCCTTGAGGGCAAAGCAAAAAAACTCGGCCTGCATTTTTCTAATAACCCGAAAAACAGCAGGCAGCAATCTGATGTCCTGGTTAAATGCGGAGATTACACGTTCCACATCCCTCCGGAAAAAAAAGACTTTTCCGAACTGCCCCATCTAGGCTCCCTTGACGGGCTGACAAGAAATCCAAAAGCGGCCCTTTCCCTTTCTAAGGCGAAATCCATTCTAATATCCTACACCGGAGTAAAAGAGCAACAGCAGCCACCACACGGAAGAGGAACATACCAGAAGCCTGTTTTTAAAAGACTTGGCGAAAGCTATTAA
- a CDS encoding MFS transporter encodes MKNNIFAVLKNRSFRSLFGAQVFSDLGNWLDFIAIQVVVAYHWGLGEGAIASVIIAMGLPWVIIGPFAGVFVERLPKKAVMITSLVLKFFFVAGLYFSPNFFILLLFVLLKGTAAALYDPARQSTIRSVVPEHELPQAVTLSQLSVNSTKIIGPALGAAIISFFGVKSPFLFEMGGFLIGLLFLFMLPKIVEDSITGEHGSKTKDASFKKQLNEGIQHIFDMPLLKISVILSAAAFFIIFLYDGLFVFIAKEIGFNGEDFGLLVSAVGVGSVAGSLLLGSWTGWKSRPVQLMAFSSLVSGLLIVGIGLGGMKIFSLAQWGWMAGAFALGLLGSSQSIPYGYVLQSQTPSHMMARVSAAASSIQTFSMLIAPAVGAMLAKMIGVPVVLIWAGVLTTQLGFGVLSFRSAKSQTHMAKAKG; translated from the coding sequence ATGAAAAATAATATTTTTGCTGTTTTAAAAAACAGGTCTTTCCGATCTCTTTTTGGTGCCCAGGTTTTCTCGGATCTTGGCAATTGGCTTGATTTCATCGCAATTCAGGTAGTGGTCGCCTATCATTGGGGCCTGGGTGAAGGAGCCATTGCGTCTGTAATTATTGCAATGGGCCTTCCATGGGTTATCATCGGTCCTTTTGCAGGAGTGTTTGTTGAAAGATTGCCCAAGAAAGCTGTGATGATTACCAGTCTGGTCTTAAAGTTCTTTTTCGTAGCGGGCCTTTATTTTTCTCCTAATTTCTTCATTCTGCTTCTATTCGTCTTGCTTAAAGGAACGGCAGCTGCGTTATATGATCCCGCCAGACAAAGCACAATCCGTTCTGTCGTACCGGAACATGAGCTGCCTCAGGCAGTAACGTTAAGCCAGTTATCTGTAAACTCAACGAAAATCATTGGTCCGGCTCTAGGCGCGGCCATCATTTCCTTCTTTGGCGTAAAAAGCCCATTTTTATTTGAAATGGGAGGTTTTTTAATCGGGCTTCTGTTTTTATTCATGCTTCCTAAAATTGTCGAGGATTCAATTACCGGTGAACATGGAAGCAAGACTAAAGATGCAAGCTTTAAAAAGCAATTAAACGAAGGAATCCAGCATATTTTCGATATGCCTTTGTTAAAGATCTCCGTTATCCTGTCCGCAGCAGCTTTTTTTATCATCTTCCTATATGATGGGCTTTTTGTTTTCATTGCAAAGGAAATTGGCTTCAATGGTGAGGATTTCGGGCTTTTGGTCAGCGCAGTAGGCGTTGGGAGTGTGGCCGGTTCACTCCTTTTAGGAAGCTGGACTGGGTGGAAAAGTCGCCCTGTCCAATTAATGGCCTTCTCTTCCTTGGTCAGTGGCCTGCTGATCGTGGGAATTGGGCTGGGAGGGATGAAGATATTCAGCCTCGCACAGTGGGGGTGGATGGCAGGCGCCTTCGCGCTCGGATTGCTTGGCTCCAGCCAATCCATTCCATATGGATATGTACTCCAGTCACAAACCCCTTCCCATATGATGGCCAGAGTATCAGCGGCAGCCTCCTCGATTCAGACGTTTTCAATGCTTATAGCTCCGGCAGTGGGAGCTATGCTCGCAAAAATGATCGGAGTTCCTGTTGTATTAATTTGGGCCGGCGTCTTAACCACACAGTTGGGTTTTGGGGTGTTATCATTTCGTTCAGCTAAGTCACAGACACACATGGCCAAAGCAAAAGGATAA
- a CDS encoding PadR family transcriptional regulator, translated as MSIEHSILAVISFKPSSGYDIKAEFEHEGAGLFWGMSYGSIYPKLKQLEEAGLIEALENNPQGRRRVLYDLTPKGWKELDDWLLQSPDYPVIKDELFMKIAAWHDEMASDRLIGHLENRREKSLEILHFVKSWPENGSSYVSGIGKLAIEHAKSRLESEIDWIDKTISLLKKGDLPEAQDPDGMAEKIRKRRMDALKRGRSHEK; from the coding sequence ATGTCAATCGAGCACTCAATTCTTGCTGTAATTAGCTTTAAACCAAGTTCTGGATATGATATTAAAGCAGAGTTTGAACATGAGGGAGCCGGGCTCTTTTGGGGAATGAGTTACGGAAGTATTTATCCCAAACTGAAACAGTTGGAAGAGGCGGGCCTAATAGAAGCATTGGAAAATAATCCGCAAGGCAGACGGAGAGTCCTCTACGATTTGACTCCAAAAGGGTGGAAAGAACTTGACGATTGGCTTTTGCAAAGTCCTGATTATCCTGTCATAAAGGATGAACTCTTTATGAAAATAGCAGCCTGGCACGATGAAATGGCATCGGACCGGCTAATCGGGCATTTGGAAAACCGCAGGGAGAAAAGCCTTGAAATTCTTCACTTCGTCAAAAGCTGGCCAGAAAATGGATCCTCCTATGTAAGCGGAATCGGCAAGCTTGCAATCGAACATGCAAAATCGAGGCTAGAATCGGAAATCGACTGGATTGACAAGACAATATCACTGTTGAAGAAAGGTGACTTACCGGAAGCCCAAGACCCTGACGGCATGGCGGAAAAAATCAGGAAAAGGCGCATGGATGCCCTGAAAAGAGGGCGAAGTCATGAAAAATAA
- a CDS encoding sensor domain-containing protein, translated as MKFSNDILSYIHEDGNRAANLEPVIFDLIFTHIKDMVFIMKVEEGPVFRYLFANKSGMRMAGITEDAIGKTFQEALPEEISSQLQREYKKALLNGGSTTVFDSASVSGGELFFGETLLSPVSSADGKVSYIVAITRDVTDYVNEKNNIIESGQRYRSIVDNNMDAIFSISMEGRILEANPAAAKLTGYEEMELLTYSIYDLVSDADFSSFAKLVENTGNGMALESMDCRFSHRNGHPLTLHIKTVPIIVFGDIKGIYVIIRDISEQSKNVEMIKYMAFHDQLTGLLNRRALLDKLNEQLFSPERTRKEFALISIDLDRFKYLNDSLGHLVGDEILKKASSRLLECQNERCFVYRQGGDEFIILLLETSRKATAFFAQRILSMFKRSFYFNSQEYYISPSIGISMYPNDGKDAETLLKNADEALFRVKDRGRAHYQFYRTEMNSTVTNFLAIETHLRKAIEKKELYLHYQPQIDLGTGKARSFEALLRWNSSELGAISPGVFIPLAEDSGLIISIGNWVIDQACKQIRAWNRKGYTDFRVAVNISPKQLQQPNFISYLKSALEKHNVQPSSLEVEITEGSMQNKNEAAPALQSIKKLGVTISVDDFGTGYSSLSYLKQFPIDVLKIDQSFVRDIIGNEKDAAIASAIIHLGRSLGVEVIAEGVETSLQAEFLTSEGCHKAQGYFFSRPVSPEIAEEHYLRHPIGIYLENT; from the coding sequence ATGAAATTCAGCAACGATATTTTAAGTTATATTCATGAAGATGGGAATCGGGCGGCAAATCTTGAACCTGTCATTTTCGACCTGATTTTTACACATATAAAAGATATGGTCTTTATCATGAAGGTAGAAGAGGGCCCTGTGTTCCGTTACTTATTTGCCAATAAGTCAGGGATGAGGATGGCTGGAATAACAGAGGACGCTATCGGAAAAACCTTCCAGGAAGCCCTTCCGGAGGAAATTTCCTCCCAGCTTCAGCGAGAATATAAAAAAGCATTATTAAATGGCGGTTCAACAACTGTTTTTGACAGCGCTTCCGTATCAGGTGGAGAATTGTTCTTCGGAGAAACCCTTTTATCGCCTGTTAGTAGCGCGGATGGGAAAGTCAGCTATATTGTCGCCATAACCAGGGATGTTACTGATTACGTCAATGAAAAAAATAATATTATTGAAAGTGGCCAGAGGTACCGATCCATTGTGGACAATAATATGGATGCGATTTTTTCTATATCGATGGAGGGCAGGATTCTGGAGGCCAATCCAGCCGCAGCAAAATTAACCGGCTACGAAGAAATGGAATTGTTGACTTATTCCATCTATGACCTTGTTTCGGACGCTGATTTTTCGAGCTTTGCAAAGCTTGTTGAAAACACCGGAAACGGAATGGCTTTGGAATCAATGGATTGCCGATTTAGCCATCGTAATGGCCACCCGCTGACCTTACATATTAAAACAGTCCCCATCATCGTATTTGGTGATATAAAGGGCATTTACGTTATTATTCGAGATATTTCAGAGCAATCAAAAAATGTTGAAATGATTAAATACATGGCGTTCCATGATCAGTTGACAGGTCTTTTGAACAGGAGGGCCTTGCTTGATAAGCTGAACGAACAGCTTTTTTCTCCCGAGCGTACCCGAAAGGAATTCGCGCTGATTTCAATTGATCTTGATCGTTTCAAATATTTGAACGACTCACTGGGCCATCTCGTCGGGGATGAAATTTTAAAAAAAGCTTCGAGCCGTCTGCTTGAGTGCCAAAATGAACGCTGTTTCGTATACAGGCAGGGAGGAGATGAATTCATTATCCTCTTGCTTGAAACGAGCAGGAAAGCTACGGCATTCTTTGCTCAGAGAATATTGTCAATGTTTAAACGGTCGTTTTATTTTAATTCCCAGGAATATTATATTTCACCCAGCATTGGAATCAGTATGTATCCAAACGATGGAAAAGACGCGGAAACCCTTCTGAAAAACGCCGACGAAGCACTTTTTAGAGTGAAAGATAGAGGCAGGGCGCATTATCAATTTTACCGTACCGAAATGAATTCAACGGTAACAAACTTTCTTGCCATTGAGACACATTTACGGAAAGCAATTGAAAAAAAGGAGCTTTATTTACACTATCAGCCTCAGATTGACTTGGGAACCGGTAAAGCAAGGAGTTTCGAAGCGCTTCTCCGCTGGAATTCAAGTGAGCTTGGTGCTATTTCACCGGGAGTCTTCATTCCATTGGCAGAGGATAGCGGGCTGATTATTTCAATCGGAAATTGGGTCATTGACCAGGCTTGCAAACAAATCCGTGCCTGGAATCGAAAAGGGTATACCGATTTCAGGGTCGCCGTCAATATTTCTCCGAAACAGCTTCAGCAGCCCAATTTTATATCTTATTTGAAAAGTGCGCTGGAAAAGCATAATGTCCAACCATCGAGCCTTGAGGTAGAAATAACGGAGGGTTCCATGCAGAATAAGAACGAAGCGGCACCTGCCCTGCAAAGTATTAAAAAGCTTGGGGTGACAATTTCGGTAGATGACTTCGGAACAGGCTATTCATCGCTGAGTTATTTAAAGCAATTTCCGATTGATGTACTGAAGATCGACCAATCTTTTGTGAGGGACATTATCGGGAATGAAAAAGACGCAGCCATTGCTTCCGCGATAATCCATCTTGGAAGAAGCCTGGGGGTCGAGGTGATAGCCGAAGGTGTGGAAACCTCTTTGCAAGCTGAATTTTTGACGTCCGAAGGATGCCATAAAGCGCAAGGCTACTTCTTCTCCAGGCCGGTGTCCCCCGAAATAGCTGAGGAACATTATCTAAGGCATCCAATCGGAATTTATCTGGAAAATACCTAA
- a CDS encoding metallophosphoesterase: MMKKQTRRSFIKTVLGAGAGIFGLGAGGYFYAKEIEPILLDIQSLNISHPLIPDQLNGIRIVQFSDTHIGFQYTLDQLESLAGKINDLLPDIIIFNGDLMDEPNKYHAIEKIVPILQKLKAPLGKFSVYGNHDHGGYGTEMYKKVMAESGFSMLLNEHAAISKKGHSIYLAGIDDAMLGQPDIDKAIRNIPANAYTILISHAPDLADDAAQYDIHFQLSGHSHGGQIKIPFFGALVKPPYAEKYHEGFYTVEGKQPLKLYVNRGLGTTRLPCRFLSKPELTVFTLNNRKKEK; the protein is encoded by the coding sequence GTGATGAAAAAACAAACACGGAGATCTTTTATTAAAACGGTCCTTGGGGCAGGCGCGGGGATTTTTGGCCTTGGCGCTGGCGGTTATTTTTACGCTAAGGAGATAGAACCCATTCTTCTTGATATTCAATCCTTGAACATATCTCATCCGCTTATCCCGGACCAGCTAAACGGTATTCGGATTGTACAATTCAGTGACACGCATATAGGGTTTCAATATACATTGGACCAGCTTGAAAGTCTGGCTGGAAAAATAAATGATTTGCTGCCTGACATTATTATTTTTAACGGCGATTTAATGGATGAGCCCAATAAATACCATGCAATTGAAAAGATTGTTCCGATTTTGCAAAAATTAAAGGCACCTTTGGGGAAGTTTTCAGTTTACGGCAACCATGACCACGGGGGATATGGAACTGAAATGTATAAAAAGGTAATGGCTGAATCAGGATTCAGTATGCTTCTGAACGAACATGCCGCCATATCGAAAAAGGGGCATTCAATTTATTTAGCCGGAATCGATGATGCCATGCTTGGTCAGCCAGACATTGATAAGGCTATCCGGAATATCCCGGCTAATGCCTATACTATTTTAATTTCCCACGCACCAGACTTGGCGGATGATGCCGCCCAGTACGATATCCATTTCCAACTAAGCGGCCACAGCCATGGCGGACAAATCAAAATCCCTTTTTTTGGCGCGCTTGTAAAGCCACCCTATGCTGAAAAGTACCACGAAGGTTTCTATACTGTAGAAGGCAAACAGCCCCTGAAGCTTTATGTTAACCGTGGCCTTGGCACAACCAGGCTGCCTTGCCGGTTTCTGTCCAAGCCGGAGCTGACTGTTTTCACTTTAAATAATCGTAAGAAAGAAAAATAA
- the fadH gene encoding 2,4-dienoyl-CoA reductase, with amino-acid sequence MRGKTVIVTGGSNGMGKYMAKTFKEAGANVAITGRSQERLLKAKTELESATGRILTIEMDVRKPEDAARMVKATLQEYGQIDFLVNNAAGNFLCAAEKLSPNGWKTVIDIVLNGTFYCSSEVGRYWIEKGREGRIINMAATYAWGAGAGVIHSAAAKAGVLSMTRTLAVEWGRKYGIRVNAIAPGPIERTGGAEKLWESEEAAKRTIDSVPLGRLGQPEEIADLALYLLSDKASYINGECITMDGGQWLNQHPF; translated from the coding sequence ATGCGGGGCAAAACGGTCATCGTGACAGGCGGTTCTAACGGGATGGGCAAGTACATGGCGAAGACTTTTAAAGAAGCTGGAGCAAATGTGGCTATAACGGGAAGATCCCAAGAGAGGCTGTTAAAAGCCAAAACGGAATTAGAATCAGCTACTGGGCGGATTCTGACGATTGAAATGGATGTCAGGAAACCTGAGGATGCAGCCAGGATGGTTAAGGCAACGCTGCAGGAGTATGGGCAAATTGACTTTCTGGTTAACAACGCTGCTGGAAATTTTCTTTGCGCTGCTGAAAAGCTTTCTCCTAACGGATGGAAAACAGTCATTGATATTGTGTTGAACGGAACCTTTTATTGCAGCAGTGAAGTGGGGCGGTACTGGATTGAGAAAGGAAGAGAAGGCAGGATTATTAATATGGCTGCCACATATGCCTGGGGCGCGGGAGCGGGGGTCATCCACTCGGCAGCGGCAAAGGCAGGGGTTTTGTCTATGACTAGGACGCTCGCCGTGGAGTGGGGCAGGAAGTATGGAATCCGGGTGAATGCCATCGCGCCAGGCCCAATTGAACGGACAGGAGGGGCGGAAAAGCTGTGGGAATCCGAAGAAGCGGCAAAAAGGACAATTGACAGTGTCCCTCTTGGCAGGCTTGGACAGCCAGAGGAAATAGCGGATTTAGCACTTTATCTCTTATCAGACAAGGCATCTTATATTAATGGAGAATGCATCACTATGGACGGAGGCCAATGGCTGAACCAGCATCCATTTTAA
- a CDS encoding DUF3993 domain-containing protein, with amino-acid sequence MKKAIMLICAFIMFLPIHSKAETANSGRDEIFAALRGGFDAQVSLSEEPRTKQEIKEILNPFFTDDYIGLFWEENVVEENGKYVTYGSDFAQYYIPFYNFSESTEVVQEGNKAYVFEFFPESTEGPVGYDSHYEGLLLTKEDGNWKVSRYLYNQIPESVLNKSAKQVKTKKAAALKNLSSGEESELSGEAEAASLQFQMGMNPISSLFQYAAFLGSNDAGALENLLNSGSEQLALEN; translated from the coding sequence ATGAAAAAAGCCATTATGCTAATTTGTGCTTTCATCATGTTTTTGCCAATCCACTCAAAGGCTGAAACGGCCAATTCAGGAAGAGACGAAATTTTCGCCGCTCTTAGAGGAGGATTTGATGCCCAAGTATCTCTGAGTGAGGAACCCAGGACAAAGCAGGAAATAAAGGAGATTCTTAATCCATTCTTTACCGATGATTATATCGGCCTTTTCTGGGAAGAAAATGTCGTGGAGGAAAACGGTAAATATGTGACATATGGCTCTGATTTTGCCCAGTATTATATTCCGTTTTACAATTTTTCCGAATCCACTGAGGTTGTCCAAGAGGGGAATAAGGCCTATGTGTTCGAATTTTTCCCTGAAAGCACCGAAGGGCCAGTCGGATATGATAGCCATTATGAAGGCTTGTTACTGACAAAGGAAGACGGAAACTGGAAGGTATCCCGGTATTTATATAATCAAATTCCTGAATCAGTCCTAAACAAATCTGCAAAACAAGTCAAGACGAAAAAAGCGGCTGCTTTAAAGAACCTTTCTTCAGGTGAAGAATCAGAACTAAGTGGAGAAGCGGAAGCGGCTTCGCTCCAATTCCAAATGGGTATGAATCCCATCTCTAGCTTGTTCCAATATGCAGCTTTTCTTGGTTCAAATGATGCTGGCGCACTGGAAAACCTACTGAATAGCGGAAGCGAACAATTGGCTCTAGAAAACTGA
- a CDS encoding YkuJ family protein, translating into MSQLQGIITRLKNLQEQSGSGEPAQRYFEVNGERKCQVTFHPKTETFELEVYNDKEKPKRYQFDNIDMITIEIFDLIQ; encoded by the coding sequence ATGTCACAGCTACAAGGGATCATTACACGCTTAAAAAATTTGCAGGAGCAGTCCGGCAGCGGTGAGCCTGCACAGCGGTATTTCGAAGTGAATGGTGAAAGAAAATGCCAGGTTACATTCCATCCAAAGACCGAAACCTTTGAACTGGAAGTATATAATGACAAAGAAAAGCCAAAACGCTATCAATTCGATAATATTGACATGATAACGATCGAAATTTTTGATTTGATTCAATGA
- the cbpB gene encoding cyclic-di-AMP-binding protein CbpB has product MISLHSGEFLENSIKDLMIPSERVAHVQVGNNLEHALLVLTKSGYTAIPVLDPHYRLHGLISTRLIMDSILGLERIEFEKLEEKRVEEIMDRAVPRVNVDSSISRCIELLINNPFLCVESGDGYFDGILPRSTVLNQLNKHLKKLNKN; this is encoded by the coding sequence ATGATTAGTCTTCATAGTGGTGAGTTTTTGGAAAATAGCATTAAAGATTTAATGATTCCTTCCGAGCGGGTTGCCCATGTCCAGGTGGGAAATAATCTGGAGCATGCACTTCTTGTGCTAACAAAATCGGGCTATACCGCCATTCCGGTCCTCGATCCTCATTACCGGCTTCATGGCCTGATAAGTACTAGACTTATTATGGATTCAATTCTTGGCCTGGAGCGGATAGAATTCGAGAAACTTGAAGAAAAACGTGTGGAGGAAATTATGGATCGCGCTGTGCCAAGGGTGAATGTGGACTCTTCCATCAGCCGATGCATCGAATTGCTGATTAACAATCCTTTTTTATGTGTGGAATCCGGCGATGGATATTTCGATGGGATATTGCCAAGAAGCACGGTATTAAACCAGTTGAACAAACATTTAAAGAAATTGAATAAAAATTAA
- a CDS encoding MDR family MFS transporter yields the protein MKEVQLVEEALNAKLKGKRTKRPLVLAAVMLAMFMGAIEATIVSTAMPAIVGELGGFSLYSWVFSSYLLMNSVTVLIYGKLADLFGRKPVLLFGLTVFMTGSILCGFAESMHMLIVFRLIQGFGAGAVMPIATTIVGDIYNTEERAKVQGYLSSVWGISAVMGPAIGGFLVEYVSWHYVFWVNIPLGILSMAGLWFFLHEKVVKKKHEIDYPGAILITIGISSLMYILVEGGHRFSWTSLPAFLFFSISMAAIVLFVLQERRAAEPMMPFSIWKEKSIFIANIVSLTTGVMLIGISSFLPAFVQGVMEQSPIVAGFALTAMSIGWPIASAFSGRLALAKGYRFTSLLGGVFLVAGGAIFATMTPEAGPIWAAGGSFMTGAGMGLTSTAFILLIQGTVGWQQRGIATASNMFMRNLGNTIGAALLGGILNSRFVSYLEKNGTSSGEGPTLETANTLLDAKERATLPAETKSLLQEGLTASLHTVYLGVLIFAVLSIILISFLPRKKSS from the coding sequence ATGAAAGAGGTGCAGTTAGTGGAAGAGGCTTTAAATGCTAAATTGAAGGGCAAGAGGACGAAAAGGCCTCTTGTCCTTGCGGCTGTCATGCTCGCCATGTTTATGGGCGCAATCGAGGCAACAATTGTATCGACGGCGATGCCCGCAATTGTTGGCGAGCTGGGAGGTTTTTCGCTTTACAGCTGGGTATTCTCGTCTTATTTATTGATGAATTCTGTAACCGTCCTTATTTATGGTAAACTGGCTGATTTATTTGGCAGGAAACCCGTTCTGCTGTTTGGGCTAACCGTATTTATGACAGGATCGATTTTGTGCGGCTTCGCTGAATCGATGCATATGTTGATCGTATTCAGGCTCATCCAGGGATTCGGGGCAGGGGCTGTCATGCCGATTGCGACCACAATTGTAGGCGATATATACAACACAGAGGAAAGGGCTAAAGTACAAGGCTATCTTTCCAGTGTATGGGGCATCTCCGCAGTCATGGGACCAGCGATTGGAGGATTCCTTGTCGAATACGTCAGCTGGCATTATGTCTTCTGGGTCAATATCCCGCTGGGCATTCTATCCATGGCCGGCCTCTGGTTTTTCCTTCATGAGAAGGTTGTGAAGAAAAAGCATGAAATAGATTATCCGGGCGCCATACTGATCACCATTGGAATATCCTCCCTGATGTATATATTGGTTGAAGGAGGGCATCGCTTTAGCTGGACTTCACTTCCCGCGTTCCTGTTCTTCTCAATCAGCATGGCCGCCATCGTGCTCTTTGTTTTGCAAGAGAGACGTGCAGCCGAACCAATGATGCCTTTTTCCATCTGGAAGGAGAAATCGATATTTATCGCAAATATCGTTTCCCTTACGACCGGTGTCATGCTTATTGGAATTTCAAGCTTCCTTCCGGCTTTTGTCCAGGGCGTCATGGAGCAATCGCCAATTGTCGCCGGTTTTGCCCTGACAGCTATGTCAATTGGCTGGCCTATAGCCTCGGCCTTTTCGGGAAGGCTGGCATTGGCCAAAGGTTATCGGTTTACTTCATTGCTCGGCGGTGTGTTCCTGGTGGCCGGCGGAGCCATCTTTGCGACCATGACACCGGAAGCCGGGCCGATATGGGCGGCGGGCGGCTCATTTATGACCGGGGCCGGGATGGGGCTTACCTCTACAGCATTCATCCTGTTGATCCAGGGAACAGTCGGCTGGCAGCAGAGGGGAATCGCCACTGCATCAAACATGTTTATGAGGAACCTTGGGAATACGATTGGCGCGGCACTATTGGGAGGTATCCTGAACAGCCGCTTTGTCTCTTATTTGGAGAAGAATGGGACAAGCAGCGGCGAAGGCCCGACATTGGAGACAGCCAACACCCTATTAGACGCAAAAGAGCGGGCGACACTTCCCGCGGAAACAAAGTCCTTGCTGCAGGAAGGGCTGACCGCTTCCCTTCATACTGTATATTTGGGTGTTCTAATATTCGCGGTGCTGAGCATTATCTTAATTTCATTTTTGCCGAGAAAAAAATCTTCTTAA
- a CDS encoding LysR family transcriptional regulator has protein sequence MSSLSEFHLLSVLAQEMNMRKAAERLFVSQPALSQRLQSIEKDWGARLFVRSQKGLTLTPQGEEVIRFVNLVLKEEEQVRESIHSMQSEVAGTLKIAVATIVGQHWLPKVLKKFIERYPQAKISLVTGWSSEILKSLYDQHVHIGIIRGLPEWKGKKIHLFEDRLFLVDREISSMEEVVKTDRPFIQFKSDSNYFQEIQEWWHRQFNYPPKRTVIVDQIETCKQMAINGIGYAILPEITLNGEETDIFKLPLLDQDGRPIKRDTWLLGYESAFELKQVRAFTELVSQYIQEGR, from the coding sequence ATGTCCTCTTTGTCAGAATTTCATTTGCTTTCTGTATTGGCACAGGAAATGAATATGCGGAAAGCAGCAGAACGTTTATTTGTTTCACAGCCCGCATTGTCACAGCGGCTTCAGTCCATCGAAAAAGACTGGGGAGCCAGGCTTTTTGTCCGATCTCAAAAAGGGCTGACCCTCACACCACAGGGAGAAGAAGTAATCAGATTTGTCAATCTGGTGCTGAAGGAGGAAGAACAGGTTAGGGAATCCATCCATTCCATGCAATCAGAAGTGGCGGGAACGCTAAAGATTGCTGTTGCGACCATTGTGGGCCAGCACTGGCTGCCGAAGGTGCTCAAAAAGTTCATAGAACGCTATCCACAGGCAAAAATATCCCTTGTCACAGGCTGGAGCAGTGAAATTCTTAAGTCGCTTTATGACCAGCACGTCCATATCGGCATCATTCGCGGGCTTCCAGAGTGGAAGGGAAAAAAGATCCATCTTTTTGAAGATCGACTTTTTTTGGTCGACAGGGAAATATCCAGTATGGAAGAGGTCGTAAAAACCGACCGCCCCTTTATCCAGTTCAAGAGTGATTCTAATTACTTTCAGGAAATACAGGAATGGTGGCATAGGCAATTTAATTATCCTCCCAAAAGGACAGTCATCGTCGATCAGATTGAAACATGCAAGCAAATGGCAATCAACGGGATTGGCTACGCAATCCTGCCTGAAATCACCTTGAACGGTGAGGAGACCGATATTTTTAAACTGCCTCTCCTCGATCAGGATGGCCGCCCGATTAAACGGGACACATGGCTGCTTGGCTATGAATCTGCCTTTGAGTTAAAGCAGGTGAGGGCGTTCACGGAGCTTGTTTCCCAGTACATACAGGAAGGCCGTTAA